The Novibacillus thermophilus genome segment GTTCAGAAACGGTCACCAGTTTGTACCCTTTGGCGCGCATTTCTTTGACGACACGGGGCAGGGCTTCTGCCGTGTTTTTAGCTGAATCGCTGGCGTGGAATAAAATAATGTCCCCAGGATGGACTTTAGAGACGACGCGATCGACGATTTCATCTGCGCTCTTCCGCATCCAATCAAGGGAGTCGGTGTCCCACTGGATCACCCGGTACCCCATGCTGTCGGCGACTTCCAGGGTACGTTTGTCGAAATCGCCGTTGGGGAGCCTAATCAAGTTGATTTTCTGACCGGTTAACTCGGTCAGAATTTGGTGGGACTTCGTAATTTGGTCCCGCATCCACTTTTCGTCCTGCTCGCTGTAATTTTTGTGTTCATGACCGTGGTTGCCCACTTCGTATCCCATGTCCACAATGCGCTGAACAATGTCGGGATGATTTTCTGCCCACGGTGAAGAGAGGAAGAACGTTGCTTTATCGACGTCGCTTTCCTCTAAGGCGTCCAAGACCGGGCCAGGGATCTCCTCTCCCCAGCTGATGTCAAACGTTAAAGCGGCGACCTTTTGATCGGTTTCAACCGAGTAGTACGCTTGCGGCCCTTCTTCTTGAAGAGAGAAGACGTTGATTTGTTGTTGGTTGGCGTAGTACAGACCGAGTGCGAACAACAGCGCCGTACCGATCACGGCAAACCGCTTGATTTTTTTTCCAGACAGTACCCAAAACACAACTGTCACCTCCCCTTATAGGCTTATCCGCTCCATAGTACAATCTATGCCTGTCTTAAACGGATATGAATCGGGGAATAAGAAGGTGAAGGGGGATGACTCATGCGATCATTTGTCAACATTTTGAAGCAAAACCGGGTATTCCTGTGGATGGCGGCAATACTGCTGTTTGGAAGCAGTGTGTTAGGGTATGTCTTTCACAACGAGGTTCAACCGTTTGTTCAACTTGCGCTGGAACAATTGGAGGAGCTCGCACAATCGCTTCAAATGGAGCCCGGGTATTGGAATGCGTTTAGCACTATTTTTCTCAACAACTTACAGGCGTCGATCGCCATGTTGGCGGCAGGGTTTTTCTTTGGCATTTTTCCTGTCTTCGCGTTAGTATTAAACGGGTTTATGCTCGGCTATGTCTTGTACGAAGCGGCTGAACAGTATGGCATACATCCACTCCTTGTGTTCGTCCAACAAATTCTGCCCCACGGCGTATTGGAATTTCCGGCGATCATTATTGCTGCTGGGTTTGGCCTGAAATTCGGGTGGCTGATTGTGCGCGGAATCGGTTCTATCTGGAGTGAAAAAGCGCGCATCCGTGTCGGTCGGCAGTTCCGCCAGTCGTTTCGTCACATGCCTGTCGTGCTACTCGGGATTGTAGTCTTGCTGTTTTTTGCTGCAGTCATCGAAGCCGGTCTCATCATGTTGGCACAGGTTCACTTTTAAAGCCAGGCACACTTACCCTTAAATGTGGAAAACATTAAGCGGCATCTTTGCATTTCCTTCGACAAGGTGGACTTGCAAAATTTGTGCTGCTGTGTATAATAGATTTTGTTAGCAGCCGTTAAATGTGAGTGCTAATTAATTTACTGAATTATTATACGCGCGTTGTTTGGAAGGGGCTCTTTATTTCTTGTTTCGTTACATGATTTAGGGAGCGTCTTTCTTGTTAGAAATGTGAATAAGCCTTGTGTTCACAATCGCTCCCTTTTCTCAGATGGGAGCTTTTTTAATGCAAAATACAGAAATCACGATAAGGAGGTGATGAGTGTTCTAACGGGAACGTTTACCACTCATTAAGCATCGGAGGTCAAACATCAAAACGAGGAGGAGGTATGAAAATTTGGGTAAAATTAACATCGCGATAGCAGGTGTCGGTAACTGTGCGAGTGCTCTATTACAAGGAATCGAAATGTACAAAGAGATGTCTGACGACCCCATCGGTTTGATGCACTATGATCTAGGGGGGTACAAACCAGGCGACATCAACGTCGTGGCTGCCTTTGACATCGATAAGCGCAAAGTCGGGCGGAAATTAAAAGATGCCCTCTTGGCTCAGCCCAACTGCGCGAAAATGTTTTACGACAACTTGCCCGATTATCCTGTCGAAGTCAAAATGGGACCGGTGTTGGACGGTGTCTCAGAGAAGATGGACGAATACGACGATGAGTACAAGTTTATCGCCGCTGACGAAGAACCTTGCGATGTCGTTCAAGTGTTGAAAGAGAGCGGCGCCGATCTGTTGATCTCTTATTTGCCTGTAGGGTCTGAAGAAGCGGTTCGCTTTTACGCGCAAGCGTGCCTGGATGCCGGAGTGGGCTTTATCAACGCGATGCCGGTTTTCATCGCCTCCGATGAGACATGGGCAAACAAGTTTAAGGAGAAAAACATTCCGATTATCGGAGACGATGTCAAGAGCCAGGTAGGGGCCACGATCGTTCACCGAACGCTGACGAAATTGTTCGAAAACCGAGGCGTTGCGTTGGATCGCACGTATCAATTGAATTTTGGCGGAAACACTGACTTCTTGAACATGCTCAATCAAAACAGACTGAAGTCCAAGAAAAAATCCAAAACGCAGGCTGTACAAGCCGAGCTGAATACGCCGTTGGATGAACATAATATCCACATCGGACCGAGCGACTACATTCCCTGGCTTGAAGACAACAAAATCGCATATATTCGCATGGAAGGTCGGGGCTTCGGTCACGTGCCACTGACGTTGGAAGTCAAACTGTCGGTGCAAGATTCGCCCAACAGTGCCGGGGTTATCATTGATGCTGTCCGCTGTATGAAACTCGCTTTAGATCGGAAGATCGGCGGTCTGTTAACATCGATTTCCGCTTATACGATGAAATCTCCACCAGTCCAATACACAGATACGGAAAGCAAAAAAATGGTGGAAGAATTTATCGAAGGCAGGAGAGAGCGGTAATGCGGGCTGCTATTTTAGCAGCCGGCAGTGGGAGCAGGTTCAGGCGCCACTTCGATGGCCCTAAACCGCTCTTCCCTTTATTGGGGGTCCCTTTGATTGTGCGAAATATCCTCGGTTTACGTGAAGCCGGAGTCCATGAGTTTGTCGTTGTCACGGGGTGCTATGACCGCGAATTGCGTGACTATTTGGGCGACGGCAGCCAGTGGGGAGTCTCCATCCGCTATGTGCACAACTCTCGCTGGCAGTTGGGCAATGGCACGTCAGCCCATACTTTTCAGGAAGTGTATCGTCCTGAAGAAAAATTTGTATTGCTGATGGCAGACCATCTTTACGAACCCGAGGTCTTTCAAGATGTCATCGCCGAGGCTGAACAGCTTGACGAGGGAGACGTGCTGTTGGCTGCGGACCGTAGAGTGAACGACGCGTATCGTCTGGAAGAAAGAACGAAAATTGTGGCGGACGGCGACGTGGCGCGACAGCTTGGGAAAGAGTTGGGTCAATTCGATGCTGTGGACTGTGGTCTGTTACTTTGCACTGGAGCGTTGCTTGAAGCCCTGTCCCAGGCCATCGACCAAGGGCGCTACACACTGACAGACGGAGTTAATATTTTGACCCGCGAAGGTCGTGTGAAACTGCTCTTTGTAGATCGGAACTGGGTGGATGTGGACGATCTGGAAAGTTGCCGGCGCGGCGAAAACATCTTGCTAAAATCGTTAATTCCAGAAAAAGACGGATTTGTGTCCAAACACCTTAACCGCAAAATCTCCCTCAGGATAACCCGTTGGCTTGCCCCGACTCGAGTAACGCCGAATCAGATCAGTTTCTTTTCCTTTCTCATTTGCCTTTTTTCTGCGTTGTGTTTCGGTTTAGGACATCCCTTCGCTGGCGGGATTCTAGCCCAGCTCGGCTGCATACTGGATGGTGTCGACGGAGAAATCGCCCGCCTAAATTACAAGAAGAGCTCCTACGGAGCCCTGTTCGATTCTATTTTGGACCGCTACGCCGACTATTTTATGATCATCGGAATGGGTTACTGGTGGTTCCAGCACAGCGATTACCCGGGATTTGCTTTAATTGTCAGTATGCTCGCTTTAAGTGGACAACCGATGTCTATGCTCATCAAAGAAAAGTACAAAAGTTCAACGGGACAAACTTTTATTCCCGAACGGGACGACGGCATATTTCGCTACGTGCCCGCGAACCGTGACGGTCGGTTGTTTCTCATAATGCTGGGAGGCATTTTCCACTTAATACCCGCCACTTTGATCATACTCGCTATAATTTCCCACGGGCAAACTATCGTTCGGCTCGTATCGCTGAGACGGAAGATGTAATCCAAAGTGGACGTTATCCGACGGCCGTGACTTCAAGGTAACGGTGGTTGCCGCAGTCGCCGGCACCCCGAACACTTTTTTTATGTCATAGCGCAATGACAAAACCTTAATGTAGGTGTTGACTTTAGGCAAAGACTTTGCTAAATTAATTCTTGCCGTTGTCAGAACAACGGCGGTTTCATACGCGAAGACAAATAAAAAAAGTTATTGACATATCGCGCCCTGCGTGATAAGATGTAGGATGTCGCCTTTCAGGCGAGAGCGCGAATGTTCCTTGAAAACTGAACGAACAAGCCAACGCCCCAAGAGCTTGGAACAGCTTGTTTCGTACAAGGAGCCTGTTTGGCTTCTGAAGAAAGTGTTACGCAGCCGAGCTGCGGACAGACCATAATTAATGGAGAGTTTGATCCTGGCTCAGGACGAACGCTGGCGGCGTGCCTAATACATGCAAGTCGTGCGGGTGAAGCCGACCACCCCTTTGGGGGCGGATGGCGGAACCAGCGGCGGACGGGTGAGTAACACGTGGGCAACCTGCCTGCAAGACCGGGATAACTGCGGGAAACCGGAGCTAATACCGGATAAGAGGCTTTTCCGCATGGGGGAGCCTTAAAAGGCGGCGGAAGTCGCCGCTTGCAGATGGGCCCGCGGCGCATTAGCTAGTTGGTGAGGTAAGGGCTCACCAAGGCGACGATGCGTAGCCGACCTGAGAGGGTGACCGGCCACACTGGGACTGAGACACGGCCCAGACTCCTACGGGAGGCAGCAGTAGGGAATTTTCGGCAATGGGGGGAACCCTGACCGAGCAACGCCGCGTGAGCGAGGACGGCCTTCGGGTTGTAAAGCTCTGTCATGTGGGAAGAACGGCTAGGAGAGGGCATGCTCTTAGCGTGACGGTACCACAGGAGGAAGCCCCGGCTAACTACGTGCCAGCAGCCGCGGTAACACGTAGGGGGCGAGCGTTGTCCGGAATTATTGGGCGTAAAGGGCGCGCAGGCGGTCTCTTAAGTCTGATGTGAAAGGCCACGGCTCAACCGTGGGATGGCATTGGAAACTGGGGGACTTGAGTGCAGGAGAGGGGAGCGGAATTCCCGGTGTAGCGGTGAAATGCGTAGAGATCGGGAGGAACACCAGTGGCGAAGGCGGCTCTCTGGCCTGTAACTGACGCTGAGGCGCGAAAGCGTGGGGAGCGAACAGGATTAGATACCCTGGTAGTCCACGCCGTAAACGATGAGTGCTAGGTGTTAGGGGCGTCACGCCCTTAGTGCCGAAGTAAACACATTAAGCACTCCGCCTGGGGAGTACGGCCGCAAGGCTGAAACTCAAAGGAATTGACGGGGGCCCGCACAAGCGGTGGAGCATGTGGTTTAATTCGAAGCAACGCGAAGAACCTTACCAGGGCTTGACATCCTCTGACCCCTCTAGAGATAGAGGTTTCCCTTCGGGGACAGAGAGACAGGTGGTGCATGGTTGTCGTCAGCTCGTGTCGTGAGATGTTGGGTTAAGTCCCGCAACGAGCGCAACCCTTGAGCTTAGTTGCCAGCATTGAGTTGGGCACTCTAAGCTGACTGCCAGTGACAAGCTGGAGGAAGGTGGGGATGACGTCAAATCATCATGCCCCTTATGTCCTGGGCGACACACGTGCTACAATGGCTGGTACAGAGGGCAGCGAAGCGGTGACGCGGAGCCAATCCCTAAAAAGCCAGTCTCAGTTCGGATCGCAGGCTGCAACTCGCCTGCGTGAAGGAGGAATCGCTAGTAATCGCGGATCAGCATGCCGCGGTGAATACGTTCCCGGGCCTTGTACACACCGCCCGTCACACCACGAGAGTCTGTAACACCCGAAGTCGGTGAGGCAACCGTAAGGAGCCAGCCGCCGAAGGTGGGACAGATGATTGGGGTGAAGTCGTAACAAGGTAGCCGTATCGGAAGGTGCGGCTGGATCACCTCCTTTCTACGGAGTAAAAAAAGGCGTTCGGCTTGTTCGTTTAGTTTTGAGGGAGACATTTGTTCCTTCGCATTGGGCCTATAGCTCAGTTGGTTAGAGCGCACGCCTGATAAGCGTGAGGTCGGTGGTTCAAGTCCACCTAGGCCCACCATCACAATACTAGATTGTGGGGCTATAGCTCAGCTGGGAGAGCGCCTGCCTTGCAAGCAGGAGGTCAGCGGTTCGATTCCGCTTAGCTCCACCATTGTTCCTTGAAAACTGGATCGGAAGCATTCACCGGGATGACGAGAGTCATGTCGAGAACGATTAAGCAAGAAAGGGCGCACGGTGGATGCCTAGGCGCCAGGAGCCGACGAAGGACGGGGCGAACACCGAAATGCCTCGGGGAGCCGTAAGCAGGCGTAGATCCGGGGATGTCCGAATGGGGGAACCCGCTCTCTTTCATAGGAGAGCATCCGTTGCTGAATGCATAGGCAGCGGAGGGCAACCAGGGGAACTGAAACATCTTAGTACCCTGAGGAAAAGAAAGCAAGGCGGGCCCTGCGAAAGGGAACCTTTCGTGGGTGCTCAAAGCGATTTCCTGAGTAGCGGCGAGCGAAACGGAAACAGCCCAAACCCGGCACTCAACTGAGATCCACAAGACGCATTTATCATATGCGTAGTGGGTTTGAGTTGAGTGTCGGGGGTTGTGGGGCGTCTCATAAGGAGTGAGAAACGGACGGGATAGCCGAAGCGGCCTGGAACGGCCCATCAGAGAAGGTAAGAATCCTGTAGGCGAAATTCTGTCCGCTCCGAGACGGACCCCGAGTACCGCGGGGCACGGGGAACCCCGTGGGAAGCAGGGAGGCCCACCTCCCAAGGCTAAATACTCCCTGGCGACCGATAGCGCACCAGTACCGTGAGGGAAAGGTGAAAAGCACCCCGGGAGGGGAGTGAAAGAGAACCTGAAACCGTGTGCCTACAAGCAGTCGGAGTCCGGGTAATCTGGATGACGGCGTACCTTTTGTAGAATGGACCGGCGAGTGACGATGCGTAGCGAGGTTAAGCGGGAGACGCGGAGCCGTAGCGAAAGCGAGTCTGAAGAGGGCGATTTTAGTTGCGCGTCGTCGACCCGAAACCGAGTGATCTACCCATGTCCAGGGTGAAGGTCGGGTAACACCGACTGGAGGCCCGCACCCACGTCTGTTGAAAAAGGCGGGGATGAGGGGTGGGTAGGGGTGAAATGCCAATCGAACTCGGAGATAGCTGGTTCTCCCCGAAATAGCTTTAGGGCTAGCCTCAGGGGAAGAATCGCGGAGGTAGAGCACTGATTGCGTGAGGGGCCCTCGACGGGTTACCGATCGCAGTCAAACTCCGAATGCCGTTGATTCGGTTCCTGGGAGTCAGACGTCGGGTGCTAAGATTCGACGTCGAGAGGGGAACAACCCAGACCATCAGCTAAGGTCCCGAAGTATCCGTTAAGTGGGAAAGGATGTGGCGTTGCCGAGACAACCAGGATGTTGGCTTAGAAGCAGCCATCATTGAAAGAGTGCGTAAAAGCTCACTGGTCAAGTGACGTCGCGCCGAAAATGTACCGGGGCTAAACGGATCACCGAAGCTATGGGCGGGACACCGTGGTAGGGGAGCGTACCCAGTGCAGCGAAGGATTTCCGGGAGGGAATGTGGAGCGCTGGGTAGTGAGAATGCCGGTATGAGTAACGATAAGAGGGGTGAGAATCCCCTCCGCCGAAAGCCTAAGGGTTCCTGAGGAAGGTTCGTCCGCTCAGGGTAAGTCGGGACCTAAGCCGAGGCTGAAGAGCGTAGGCGATGGAGAACAGGTGGAGATTCCTGTACCACCGCGTTCCGATTGAGCGAAGGGGGGACGCAGGAGGGCAGGGGAGCAGGCGGATGGATGTGCCTGTCCAAGCGGTGAGAGAGCAGCGCGAGGCAAATCCCGCGTTGCGAGGATCTTGAGCCGTGATGGGGAGTGAAACTTAGAGTAGCGAAGTCCCTGCACCCACACTGACAAGAAAAGCCTCTAGCGAGGAGCGCGGTGCCCGTACCGCAAACCGACACAGGTAGGCGAGGAGAGGATCCTAAGGCGCACGGGAGAACTCTCGTTAAGGAACTCGGCAAAATGGCCCCGTAACTTTGGGAGAAGGGGTGCCCCGTTAGGGTGGCCGAGAGGTTGCCTGAGGGGGCCGCAGTGAAGAGGTCCAAGCGACTGTTTAGCAAAAACACAGGTCTCTGCGAAGCCGCAAGGCGACGTATAGGGGCTGACGCCTGCCCGGTGCTGGAAGGTTAAGGGGAGGACTTAGCGGAAGCGAAGGTCTGAACCGAAGCCCCAGTAAACGGCGGCCGTAACTATAACGGTCCTAAGGTAGCGAAATTCCTTGTCGGGTAAGTTCCGACCCGCACGAAAGGCGTAACGACTTGGACACTGTCTCAACGAGAGGCCCGGTGAAATTGTAGTATGCGTGAAGATGCGCATTACCCACGACAAGACGGAAAGACCCCGTGGAGCTTGACTGCAGCCTGATAGTGGGTTTGGCGATGATGTGTACAGGATAGGTGGGAGCCAGAGAAATCGGTTCGCCAGGATCGAGGGAGGCGCCGGTGGGATACCACCCTCATCATGGTTAAATCCTAACCGACCGCCGTGAGCCGGTGGCGGGACATTGTCAGGTGGGCAGTTTGACTGGGGCGGTCGCCTCCTAAAAGGTAACGGAGGCGCTCGAAGGTTCCCTCAGCGCGGTTGGACATCGCGTGAGGAGTGTAAAGGCAGAAGGGAGCTTGACTGCGAGACTGACAGGTCGAGCAGGGACGAAAGTCGGACTTAGTGATCCGGTGGTTCTGAGTGGAAGGGCCATCGCTCAACGGATAAAAGCTACCCCGGGGATAACAGGCTTATCTCCCCCAAGAGTCCACATCGACGGGGAGGTTTGGCACCTCGATGTCGGCTCATCGCATCCTGGGGCTGAAGCAGGTCCCAAGGGTTGGGCTGTTCGCCCATTAAAGCGGTACGCGAGCTGGGTTCAGAACGTCGTGAGACAGTTCGGTCCCTATCTGTCGTGGGCGCAGGAAATCTGAAGAGGAGCCGTCCTTAGTACGAGAGGACCGGGACGGACACACCGCTGGTGGACCAGTTGTTCTGCCAAGGGCATCGCTGGGTAGCCACGTGTGGCCGGGATAAGCGCTGAAAGCATCTAAGCGTGAAGCCCCCCTCAAGATGAGATTTCCCACCAGGCACTCAGGTGCTTGGGTAAGACCCCTTGGAGAAGACGAGGTGGATCGGTCCGAGGTGTAAGCGTGGTAACACGTTGAGCTGACGGATACGAATCGGTCGAGGGCTTAATCGAGGGAATGCTTCCGACCAGTTTTGAGGGAATGCTGTCTGGTGGCCATAGCGGAGGGGACACACGCGTACCCATGCCGAACACGACCGTTAAGCCCTCCAGCGCCGATGGTACTCGGGGCGAGAGCCCCTGGGAGAGTAGGTCGCTGCCAGGCATAAATTTTATTCCTCCGTAGCTCAATGGTAGAGCGGTCGGCTGTTAACCGATAGGTTGTAGGTTCGAGTCCTACCGGAGGAGCCATGCTCCCATAGCTCAGCCGGTAGAGCGCTTCCATGGTAAGGAAGAGGTCACCAGTTCGAGTCTGGTTGGGAGCTCCACTCATAAAGCCTGTAACGGCGGGGGTTTTGGCCGATGTGTCCGCCCGCCGTTTTTGCATTCTACCCTACATTTTTATTGCATTTGGGTTTCGGCAGCTTCACATTACATTTCAGGTAAAAGATGGACATAAGTGTCATATGTGAACCAAACAGATGAATGTCCAAGAATTTGACTGACAGTAGGCCGAAGAAGTCCTACAGGTACGGATTCTTTTTGATCTGTTCGACGGTTTTCCGATCGTATGATCAAGGCACCGAGTGCCATGCGTACAGGCACGGTAGGACGGCCTTTGATCCGTTTCTCAAAACGCCTGGCATAAACTGTTCCACCTTCCACCACGGGATGATGGCAGCCAACTTGACCCAGCGGTTGTCCTTGTTCAATTTGCCACCAAACGGCAAGAAAACGTCGTCCGGCATGATCATCTGTTGCTCAGTTTGACAGTACATCTATGCCTCACTCCATGTGCAAAGTTATTTTAGCCATATTGATAAAATCCTTGCACATATCTTCGACATCACATGCTCTAAACCCTTGTAGACACTGGATTTATTCATCTTTCAGCAAGCTCTAATTACGTATGTGTAAAATTTCACTCGGAGAATTTTAGCAAGAATTCAGAGAATAAATAAAGAAAAGGAGTTTCTGTGTCGTTTAACATGGACTACACTGTTTTGACCTTTCCAACCAATACAATTATAGCTTCTCAAAGTAGTTTGCCAGCCATCTCAGTACCTGTAGGATTTAAGGATCAGGGGATACCTGTCGGAATGGAGTTAATCGGGAAGCCTTATGGAACCGGATGCGCCTTATCAATATTGCCAGTACCACTACCTAAAAGACATCACAAAGCCAGTGGAGGAAAAAGATCGCAAACTGAAAACAAGTGTAAAGAAATCCCTACGTGGCATCCGTCAAATTGAACGTCAAGTGGCAGAACAGGAATCCTTGGAAGCAGAGGTGGATCAGGATTATGCTGCTGCCATTCGTTCGGTCCTGTTGGAAGACGGCAAACCCCCGCTTGATTTGTCCGGAGTACGAACGGGACACAAGCGATTCGCCAGTCCCTTGAAAAAAAAGGCCTGGGTAAAAAGGGGACTTCTCTTCTTAAACGTTTGTTCAGAATTGTCAGCAAAGTAGAGGCGTTTGAACCATTATACCGACAGGTAGTACGTTGGCAATCACGTATTAAAAGAGTTGTGAGCATTCTTGAGCCCAACGACAGCAAAACAAGCAAAAGTGTCGAAGATGAACTAGCCGAATACCTTCAACAAACTCAAGCTGAACTGGATACAAAGGAGGATTTCCTTTCATCGACAATCTCGTACGTTATTCCAACGGATTTTGGAAAGGGTTATTTGCCTGTTATGATCACCCCATTTTACCTAGAACAAACAATGTAGAGTTGTTTTTCAAACGGCTGAAAAGTACGCATCGGCGTATTACTAGATTAAAAAGAAACTGGAATCGGTATATTATTCGACACGGTGAACTCATTGTGTTTACACCTGAAGCTGTTGACGATGCAATACATTGCGACGGATTGCTTCTGTTTCGTACAAACAATACAAAAAAGGAGATGCGTTGCTGGAAGGAGAGAACTTCCGAGCAAGTGAAGCGTCTTCGCTTTAAGTGAAACCCACAAAAGTATTTTCATGAAGTGGAGCAAAAGTGGTTTAATCATTAGTTGCGTTAGTTATTCCGTCTAAGAAAAAAAGAGGACGATCCTCCCTCGTCTCCCAAAATCTTCATAACGCGAACTTTAAAGATGAGAATTAAGTGATGTTCATTGTATCTCCCAATCTATGATTTTTGCCCCGGTCTTTGAGGAAATCCCGTGGTCATCCACTATTTCGATCCACACCTTAACTGTTTCACCTTCGATCTCATAAGAAAGGGTCAGTTGATTGCCGTCTTTTAAGGTTTCCCAATCTTTGTCCTCATAGTCGGCAAAAAGACTTTTGCCCTCGTCGCTCGTCACTGTTAGGTGAGTGTCCAAACTCTCCAAGTCCATTTCCTTCCCTTTCATTCCTTCCAATTCCCATATAAATTGCCCTATTTTGGTTTCGGGACGAGATCCCGATGGTTTCTGGCGGTTTTCCTTAAATAAATCGAGATTGCTTTTTTCTGTGATCGTATCGTCAAGTCGAATCAGCATTCCCATTGCTTTGAGGAAAGAGCGATAATCGTTGTCTGCTTTAGCTGTATTCAAATACTCCCTTACCTGGTTCATATATTCGATAAATGCAGGGTCGAGATTATCGATCCCTTTCGCGACCTCCAGCGCTTGGTCTGTTCTTTCATTCGCTTCACCTAACCCGTACCATTCTTTCCCGCTGATTTCATTCTCATAATCGGGAGACTCCATTTTTTTACAACTTCATCTGACGGATTTAAAAATCCGTCCAAATCACCAATATCCTGTCCCATTAAAAAGTCATGAGACGCTGCACCGACAAGGGTTTTTAAATATTCTCTTGACGGATCTGGATGTTCCACTTCGAGTTTCCCATCGACGACGCTACCACTCGAAATTATATCTAGAGGAGGCCCGGAACCTTCAAAGTCTTTTTCAATCTTTTCTAACCACTTAGCCTCTTGATCGTTGATGGGCTGTTCCGATGGACTGCCACTTACACGTTCGTCCGAAGTTTGTTCAAAAGTTGCGGCGCAGACGCTTCTCTTTTCTCAGAATGTCGTGCCCGGTGTAAAGTCGTTTTAACTTTCGCTTCACTCCAATTTAGTATTTCCGCTACCTGAGCAGTCGATAACCCTTCAATGCCCCGGAGGATAATCGCTAATCTGTATTGCGGACGAAGGGAGTTAATGGCTTGTATAATGCGCTCTACACTTTCTTTATCTAATCCTGAATTTCGAAAGTAAAGTTGCTTGATCCAGTAATAAAGGTGCTCCAATCCTTGGTATAATGGTGTTTGAACGAACAACAAAACCCAAAGAGAGGGGCACCCGTTAGGTGAAGTCTACCACAAACATCGCCAAAATGAAAACAGAATTCACGCTAAAGAATGCAACCTCACACGCAGGGAGTAAACCCTTGCTTGCGTACCTTGAAAAAATCAAACTGGAAGACGCTTTTCGTCAGATAGGTTGCGGGAAAGGCCGGAATACGCTTTTTCCGTTCTTCAAGATCTTGATGTACCTTTTAGTCGGATGGCTACTGGGTTGCGAACGTATATTCCATTTCCGCTCATTGCGAGACGATTCGCTGGTACGTCGATTTTTAGGTGGACGTTGTCCCCATCACACTCTTTTGTATAAAGAACTGTGCCGCGCTGCTGTCTCCATGCCCACGATCCGTCGGGACTTGAAGGCATTAAACCTTGATCTCATCACTCCCTGCCTATCCGACGAATGCATTCTCGACCTCGATTCCACCGTTGAGACGGTGTACGGGAATCAGGAAGGGGCCGAAGTTGGGACAAACGCTCAAAAGCCCGGACGTAAAAGCTTCCAACCACTCATCGCCTTTGAAGGAAAGTCCCGTCTTTACCTTAATGCCGAACTGCGTTCAGGCAATACGCATTGTTC includes the following:
- the pdaB gene encoding polysaccharide deacetylase family sporulation protein PdaB; the protein is MTVVFWVLSGKKIKRFAVIGTALLFALGLYYANQQQINVFSLQEEGPQAYYSVETDQKVAALTFDISWGEEIPGPVLDALEESDVDKATFFLSSPWAENHPDIVQRIVDMGYEVGNHGHEHKNYSEQDEKWMRDQITKSHQILTELTGQKINLIRLPNGDFDKRTLEVADSMGYRVIQWDTDSLDWMRKSADEIVDRVVSKVHPGDIILFHASDSAKNTAEALPRVVKEMRAKGYKLVTVSELIAGSTVETDPVEDAKSE
- a CDS encoding inositol-3-phosphate synthase — protein: MGKINIAIAGVGNCASALLQGIEMYKEMSDDPIGLMHYDLGGYKPGDINVVAAFDIDKRKVGRKLKDALLAQPNCAKMFYDNLPDYPVEVKMGPVLDGVSEKMDEYDDEYKFIAADEEPCDVVQVLKESGADLLISYLPVGSEEAVRFYAQACLDAGVGFINAMPVFIASDETWANKFKEKNIPIIGDDVKSQVGATIVHRTLTKLFENRGVALDRTYQLNFGGNTDFLNMLNQNRLKSKKKSKTQAVQAELNTPLDEHNIHIGPSDYIPWLEDNKIAYIRMEGRGFGHVPLTLEVKLSVQDSPNSAGVIIDAVRCMKLALDRKIGGLLTSISAYTMKSPPVQYTDTESKKMVEEFIEGRRER
- a CDS encoding stage II sporulation protein M gives rise to the protein MRSFVNILKQNRVFLWMAAILLFGSSVLGYVFHNEVQPFVQLALEQLEELAQSLQMEPGYWNAFSTIFLNNLQASIAMLAAGFFFGIFPVFALVLNGFMLGYVLYEAAEQYGIHPLLVFVQQILPHGVLEFPAIIIAAGFGLKFGWLIVRGIGSIWSEKARIRVGRQFRQSFRHMPVVLLGIVVLLFFAAVIEAGLIMLAQVHF
- a CDS encoding NTP transferase domain-containing protein; translation: MRAAILAAGSGSRFRRHFDGPKPLFPLLGVPLIVRNILGLREAGVHEFVVVTGCYDRELRDYLGDGSQWGVSIRYVHNSRWQLGNGTSAHTFQEVYRPEEKFVLLMADHLYEPEVFQDVIAEAEQLDEGDVLLAADRRVNDAYRLEERTKIVADGDVARQLGKELGQFDAVDCGLLLCTGALLEALSQAIDQGRYTLTDGVNILTREGRVKLLFVDRNWVDVDDLESCRRGENILLKSLIPEKDGFVSKHLNRKISLRITRWLAPTRVTPNQISFFSFLICLFSALCFGLGHPFAGGILAQLGCILDGVDGEIARLNYKKSSYGALFDSILDRYADYFMIIGMGYWWFQHSDYPGFALIVSMLALSGQPMSMLIKEKYKSSTGQTFIPERDDGIFRYVPANRDGRLFLIMLGGIFHLIPATLIILAIISHGQTIVRLVSLRRKM
- a CDS encoding RNA polymerase sigma factor; this translates as MEHLYYWIKQLYFRNSGLDKESVERIIQAINSLRPQYRLAIILRGIEGLSTAQVAEILNWSEAKVKTTLHRARHSEKREASAPQLLNKLRTNV